TGCGCAGTTGGGGCGTCCCACGCCAACAAGAAGGCCTGGAAGAGCATTGGGCGATCGCTGACCGTCTTGGCCTGCTGGACAGCGAACGATCCGTACGCATTGCCCAGAGCCGATTCGTGACCTTGTTTGGTCAGGGCGCTCGCCTGGAACGGGCTCTGATCAACTTCATGCTCGACCTTCATGGCAGCAAGGGCTACCGAGAGGTGCTGCCACCTGTGCTGGTGAACAGCGCCAGTCTCACAGGATCAGGGCAACTGCCGAAGTTTGCCGAAGAGAGCTTCCGTTGCGCTGAGGACGATCTCTGGCTGACGCCCACCGCGGAGGTTCCCGTCACCTCTCTGCATCGCGACGAAATCATTCCGGGCGATCAGCTGCCTCTGAAATACGTGGCTTACAGCCCATGCTTTCGTAGAGAAGCGGGAAGCTATGGCCGGGACACCCGAGGGCTGATCCGCTTGCACCAATTCAACAAAGTGGAGCTCTACTGGTTCGTGCACCCCGAGCACTCAGCAGAAGCCCACTCGCAGATCACAGCGGATGCGGAGGCGGTTCTTCAGGCCCTTGAGCTCCCCTACCGGGTCCTGGAACTCTGCACGGGTGATTTGGGTTTTTCAGCGTCGCGCACTTACGACCTCGAAGTGTGGCTCGCAGGGGCCGGTGCGTACCGGGAGATCTCTAGTTGCAGTGTTTGCGATGATTTCCAGGCACGGCGTTCTTCGATCCGCACCAAGGAAGGGAAAGTGACCCGGCTGGTGCACACCCTCAATGGCAGTGGTCTGGCGATCGGCCGAACCATGGCAGCTCTGCTGGAAAACGGTCAGCAGTCGGATGGCAGTGTTTTGTTGCCCAAGGCACTGGTGCCTTACTTCGGTGGGGACAAAATCCAGCCAGAATGAAGGAACTGAAACGGGTTCCATGAACGTTCTGGCCTCACTGCTGGCTCTGGGGCTGTTGATCGTCATTCATGAAGCGGGCCATTTTCTGGCTGCACGACTGCAGGGCATTCGTGTCAACGGCTTTTCTGTGGGCTTTGGACCAGCTCTGCTCAAAACCGAGCAGGGGGGTGTGACCTACGCCCTGAGATTGCTCCCTCTAGGTGGATTCGTTTCATTCCCGGAAGACGACGAAGAGAGCGACATTCCCAAAGACGATCCGGATCTGCTGCGCAATCGGCCGATTCCACAGCAGATGCTGGTGATCAGTGCTGGCGTCCTCGCCAATCTGCTGCTGGCCTGGTTGGTTCTTGTGGGACACACCGCCACCACAGGAGTCCCTGGGGAAGCAGGACCAGGAGTGATGGTGATGAGCGTGCAGGGAGGTGAGCCGGCTGCTTTGTCCGGGCTAAAACCTGGCGATCGAATCCTGTCAATCGATGCGATTGATCTTGGCCGTGGAGAGCAGGCCGTCCAGGCCGCGGTGGATCCGATTCGCAACAGCCCTGGCCTGCCGCTCACGCTGCAGGTGCTGCGCAACGATGTGCTCACACCTCTCCAGCTCACGCCTGCCGACCAGCAGGGTGTTGGTCGTATCGGCGCCCAGCTTCAGGAAGTCATCAGCGGCTCCACCCGACCAGTGCACTCACCGCTAGAAGCAGTCAGCGTGTCCAGCCAACAGTTCAGCGGGCTGTTCAGCCGAACAGTCTCGGGCTATGCAGGCTTATTCACCAATTTCGGCGCCACCGCTCAGCAGGTCTCAGGCCCGGTAAAGATTGTGGAAATGGGTGCACAACTCTCAAGTCAGGGAGGGTCGGGTCTCGCGCTCTTTCTGGCGCTGATCTCCATCAACCTGGCAGTCCTCAACGCATTGCCACTGCCGCTGCTCGATGGCGGTCAGCTGGTGTTTCTACTGCTGGAGGGGCTACGCGGACGCCCACTACCGGAACGTTTTCAGCTGGCTGTGATGCAGTCCAGTCTGCTGTTAGTCCTCGGCCTCAGTGTGTTGCTGATCGTGCGTGACACCAGCCAACTTCCTGTGGTGCGTCAATTGATCGGCCAGTGAAACTGTATGGTTACCCATTGAACCGCTCCTTTTCACTCGCTGCATGGCCAAGAAGTCGATGATCGCCCGCGATGCGAAGCGCAAGAAAATGGTTGAGCGCTTCTCAGCCAAGCGGACTGCCCTGATGGCCGCCTTCAACGCAGCGGATGGCCCCATGGAACGGCTTGAGATCCACCGCAAGATCCAGGCACTACCACGCAACAGTGCCCCTACACGCATGCGCAACCGCTGCTGGGCCACAGGTAAACCCAGAGGGGTTTACCGCGACTTCGGCCTCTGCCGCAATCAACTTCGTGAACGCGCCCACAAGGGCGAACTCCCAGGTGTCGTGAAGTCCAGCTGGTGATTTGTCCAGAGTCTGCTCAGAATTGATGCAGTTGAGGAGGTGTTTGAACACCTCCTTTTTTGATGGATGTCACACACCGAATCGAATTGGAATCAGTGGGATTGACGTTTCAATCCTGTGAAGTGCCAGAATAAAGATTGACAGAAAGACATAAACAACAGTGCAAGGTCAGACACAGTCGATCTCCTTTGACGGTCGGGAGATTCGGTTGACCACGGGGCGGTATGCCCCCCAGGCCGGTGGCTCGGTGATGATCGAATGCGGTGACACTTCGGTGCTCGTCACAGCCACCCGATCCAAAGGGCGCGAAGGCATCGATTTCCTTCCCCTCATCTGCGACTACGAAGAGCGCCTTTATGCAGCAGGGCGCATTCCAGGAAGTTTCATGCGCCGTGAGGGAAGACCTCCCGAGCGAGCAACACTGATTTGCCGTTTGATTGACAGGCCGATGCGGCCTCTCTTTCCCAGCTGGATGAGAGACGACATCCAAATCGTGGCCACATGCATGTCTCTCGACGAGCGCGTTCCTGCCGATGTGCTTTCGGTGACTGGAGCCTCGATGGCGACACTGTTGGCGGGCATCCCTTTCCAAGGCCCGATGGCAGCGGTGAGGGTTGGGCTACTAGGCGACGACTTCGTGCTCAACCCCAGCTTCCGAGAGATCGAACGGGGAGACCTCGACCTGGTCGTTGCTGGTACCCCCGATGGTGTGGTGATGGTTGAGGCAGGTGCAAACCAGCTTCCTGAAGGGGATGTGATTGAAGCCATCGACTTCGGATATGAGGCGGTCTGTGAGCTCATCAAGGCTCAGGAATCCATCCTCAAAGAAGCTGGAATCGAGCAGGTCAAACCTGAAGCTCCAAGCACAGACACAACACTGCCGGTTTATCTCGAGAAAGCTTGCAGTAAATCGATTGGCGATGTCCTCAGCCAGTTCGATCAGAGCAAGGCCGAGCGTGACGAAAAGCTCGATGCGATCCGTGATCAAACCGCTGAAACCATCGCTGGTCTGAAAGACACAGACCCCGTTCGAGAGCTGGTTTCAGGCAACGGCAAAGCACTGCCAACCAGCTTCAAAGCTCTGACGAAAAAGCTG
Above is a window of Synechococcus sp. BIOS-U3-1 DNA encoding:
- the rpsN gene encoding 30S ribosomal protein S14 is translated as MAKKSMIARDAKRKKMVERFSAKRTALMAAFNAADGPMERLEIHRKIQALPRNSAPTRMRNRCWATGKPRGVYRDFGLCRNQLRERAHKGELPGVVKSSW
- a CDS encoding M50 family metallopeptidase, producing MNVLASLLALGLLIVIHEAGHFLAARLQGIRVNGFSVGFGPALLKTEQGGVTYALRLLPLGGFVSFPEDDEESDIPKDDPDLLRNRPIPQQMLVISAGVLANLLLAWLVLVGHTATTGVPGEAGPGVMVMSVQGGEPAALSGLKPGDRILSIDAIDLGRGEQAVQAAVDPIRNSPGLPLTLQVLRNDVLTPLQLTPADQQGVGRIGAQLQEVISGSTRPVHSPLEAVSVSSQQFSGLFSRTVSGYAGLFTNFGATAQQVSGPVKIVEMGAQLSSQGGSGLALFLALISINLAVLNALPLPLLDGGQLVFLLLEGLRGRPLPERFQLAVMQSSLLLVLGLSVLLIVRDTSQLPVVRQLIGQ
- the serS gene encoding serine--tRNA ligase — protein: MLDQRLVRENPELIATQLGRRGLDVDLSSLQQIAHHQRNLEQERSTLQAEGNRIGKEVGQQIKAGADPKGAEVADLRQQGNAIKQKVSVLEDEEKQLASRLKDQLLMLPNLPSADSPDGKDENDNIEVRSWGVPRQQEGLEEHWAIADRLGLLDSERSVRIAQSRFVTLFGQGARLERALINFMLDLHGSKGYREVLPPVLVNSASLTGSGQLPKFAEESFRCAEDDLWLTPTAEVPVTSLHRDEIIPGDQLPLKYVAYSPCFRREAGSYGRDTRGLIRLHQFNKVELYWFVHPEHSAEAHSQITADAEAVLQALELPYRVLELCTGDLGFSASRTYDLEVWLAGAGAYREISSCSVCDDFQARRSSIRTKEGKVTRLVHTLNGSGLAIGRTMAALLENGQQSDGSVLLPKALVPYFGGDKIQPE